TGACGGAAGATCGCTACGTCGCCAGCCTGTCCCACTCGCGCAGCCTGGCGCCGAACCTCTCGCTCCAGCTGGTGATCGGCGGAGAGTTCTCGCGCCTGTCGCAGACTGGCCCGGGTGGCCTCAGCCGCGAATTCTGGCGGCCCAAGGGGCAGGCCTCGCTGGCGTGGAAGCCCATGACGGGGCTCGACATCTCGCTGCGGGTGGAACGCAGCGTGGGGCAGCTGTCCTTCGGCGATTTCCTGGCCGATGTGGATTTGCGCGACGGGCAGGACAAGCAGGGCAATGCCAGCCTGGTGCCGCCGCAGGTCTGGGAGACGCGGCTGGAGGTGACCAAGACGCTGGGCGTGTGGGGATCGACCACATTGCGCGCCTATTATCAGGATATTGAAGACCGGGTGGAAACCATCGTCCTGCCCGGCAATGTGGAGGTGCGTGGCAACATCGAGGCTGCCTCGCGGCTCGGCTTTTCCAGCAATAGCACGGTCAACCTCGACCCTGCGGGCATAAAGGGCGCCCAGCTGGATATCTTCGCGATTTACGAAGACACCGACCTGCCCGATCCGCTGACGGGGGAACGGCGCGCCTTTTCCTACCAGCGCGACCTGGGCATCTCGGTCGGGTATCGCCATGATATTCCCGGCACGGATGTCGCATACGGCTTCGGCGTCGATCACAACCGCCTCACACCCTATTTCCGGCTGTTCGAAGCGGGTGTGGCGCGGGACGGACCGACCTATCTCTACGTCACCGCAGAGCACAAGGATGTGTTCGGGATGACCGCCTCGCTCACGCTCTACAATGCCGGGAATGGGCGCGATTACCTGGAGCGCACGGTCTATGACGGCCCGCGCGACACCGCTCCCGTGCTGTTCAGCGAGGTGCGCGACCTCGATATCGGGCCCATCTTCAACTTCACGCTGAAGGGCAATTTCTAAACGCGCTTGCACGCGCGCGCAGTGGTGGCATGTTGCGCCCCATGAAACACGCGCTCCTTGCTTCGCTCGCCCTTCCCCTCGCCGCGCTGGCTGCTCCCGCGGCCGCTCAGGAAGCGGAGGTCGACAGCGAGCCCATCACGCTCATCTCCACCCCGGCGACGGTGGAAAGCGCGATCCGCATCCACACCAATTACATCGAACGCTTCGACGATGCGGGCCCGATGCTGAATGCGGTGATCGTTTACGACCAGGATGCGGAGGCCAAGGCCAGCGTCACGAATTACTCCGGCGTCCTGGAAGGCCGCACCGTCCTGCTGAAGGACAATATCGAAACCCGCGAATGGCCCACCACGGCGGGCAGCCTGGCGCTGGCGGACAATATGACCGGGCGCGATGCGCCGCTGGTGGCCAATATCCGCGCCAATGGCGGGATCATCTTCGGCAAGACAAACCTGTCCGAATGGGCGAATTTCCGCTCCACCCGCTCGACCAGCGGATGGAGCGCGGTGGGCGGGCAGACGCGCAATCCTTTCGCGACCGACCGCAACACCTGCGGCTCCTCCAGCGGAAGCGGCGCTGCGGTGGCTGCAAGCTTCGCCTGGGGCGCGGTGGGCACGGAGACGGACGGGTCCATCACCTGCCCTGCCAGCCTGAATGGCATCGTCGGGTTCAAGCCCACCGTGGGGCTTGTCAGCCGGACATATATCGTGCCGATCAGCGCCAGCCAGGACACGGCAGGCCCCATGACGCGGACCGTGGAAGATGCCGCCCTGCTGCTGACCGCCATGGCCGGACGCGACCCGATGGACCCGGCGACCGAGCAGGCCGCAAGCTATGCGGGCGATTTTCACACCGGTCTCGCCGGGGCCAGCCTGCAGGGCGTGCGCATCGGCGTGATGCGCAAGCAGGTTGGCGGCAATCCGCAGGTCGCGGAGGTCTTCGATGCGGCATTGGCCG
This genomic interval from Paraurantiacibacter namhicola contains the following:
- a CDS encoding amidase, which produces MKHALLASLALPLAALAAPAAAQEAEVDSEPITLISTPATVESAIRIHTNYIERFDDAGPMLNAVIVYDQDAEAKASVTNYSGVLEGRTVLLKDNIETREWPTTAGSLALADNMTGRDAPLVANIRANGGIIFGKTNLSEWANFRSTRSTSGWSAVGGQTRNPFATDRNTCGSSSGSGAAVAASFAWGAVGTETDGSITCPASLNGIVGFKPTVGLVSRTYIVPISASQDTAGPMTRTVEDAALLLTAMAGRDPMDPATEQAASYAGDFHTGLAGASLQGVRIGVMRKQVGGNPQVAEVFDAALADMAARGAVLVDIEYEPDGAMYEAEYAVLLYEFREGLEDYLANSPADLPARDLSGLIAFNEANADTELRWFGQEIFIMAADATDEDAYKEARATSFRLAGPDGIDALMEEHGVAVLVAPTRGPAWPIDLVLGDNFDGSIGAGSLAAIAGYPHLTVPMGHVEGLPVGISFIGGKWDDLQILRIGHAYEQARTAELPSPMFRSWADQQPEFMEEGVAEAAAEAEAAMEEGTELDAEEATEAL